The following nucleotide sequence is from Basilea psittacipulmonis DSM 24701.
GGGATGTCGGATATTTTGTATGAAAGAAAAACAAAATTCCCTGTGATGGGGGTGTTAACGGCTAGTAATGCGGGCTCAAAGGGTACTGGCTTGTATCAAGGTAGTGCGAGTTTATTATTTCAAAACACCTTGGGTTTGAATGATCTGCTATATCTTTCTTACGTTAGCGATCTTGGAGGTAAGGAATTAGATATTCCACCTACTGGCACAAAGTCTTATGCGTTCAGTTTTTCAATGCCGTATCGTAATTGGCTGTTTTCTTTGAATGCGTATCGAAGTGAATTTCATCAGGTATTCAAAGGGCTTAATGACTACTATGATTATCATGGATGGTCAAATGTGAAAGATTTGTCGGCCTCTTATATGATATATCGCGATGCAGTAAGAAAATTAAACGTTTCAGGAAAAATCTGGCAGCGTTCTTCTTCTAGCTATATTAATGATGCAGAGTTAACGGTGCAACGCAGACGTACGAGTGGTTTTACGCTTTCTTTGGAAGACCGTGAGTATTGGGGAGAAAGCATTTTTTCTGGCAAAGTCTCTTATAAACAAGGAATGAGGTGGTTTGGTGCAGAACCTGTATCTGATGAAATTTCAAACAGCGGCACGGGTAGAATGCGTCAAATTTTATTAACCCTAAATTGGCTACAGCCTTTTGTTGTTGCTAAGCAACGATTTTATTTTGATACACATTTAGAGGGACAGTACTCATTTACCCGCGTATTTGCTCAAGATAAATTTTCAATGGGGGATCGTCTGACCGTCAGAGGGTTCTCTAATGAAATGACCTTGTCGGCAGAACATGCTTTGTTATCAAAAAATACGATTTATTATCAATATTATGGAAATCACCAATTATATCTAGGTTTGGACTATGGTAAGTTATGGGGACCCAGTACAAAAGAAATATTAGGGGATGAATTGATGGGGGCAGCGGTAGGACTGAAAGGTGCGGTGAATATTTGGCATACGCAATGGCAGTACGATGCGTTTGTAGGAAAGTCATTAAAACAACCTCAGTATTATCCTCGTAACAATTATGTAATATTTTTTAGTACCTCATTAATCTTTTAGCTATAATTTGCGTATAAAAGAGATATCAATTATTTTGATGAATTGAAAATGAAAAGAACACTAAAACTAAGTTTACTTGTAAGTGTGTTGAGTGTCGCTTACCAGGTATATGCAGCAGACTTAACAGCAGTTGAGGTAGATAAATCGGCTTCTGTCAATCAGCAACCTGTACTATTAAAAACAGATAGCGGTGTGGTTCAAGTAAATATTGCTCAGACCACAGCGTCAGGCGTGTCTGTTAACCAGTTCAAGACATTTAATGTCGGAAAAGATAATTTGATTTTGAATAATAGTGCCGTGGCTTCTCAAACGGAGTTAGCTGGATGGGTAGCAGGAAATGAAGCTTTGGCAAAAGGAGCTGAAGCGAAAATTATTATTAATCAGGTTAATAGTGATCGACCATCTGAGTTAAATGGCTATATAGAGGTCGCAGGTAAGCGTGCTGATGTCGTGATTGCGAACGAATCAGGTATTCAGGTTAATCATGCAGGATTTATTAATGCAAGCAAAGTAACTTTGACAACTGGGGCTCCCAAGTTGAATGCTCAAGGTAATATCGAAGGTTACGATGTTGCTAAAGGTACCATCCAAATTGAAGAGGGTGGCACCTTAGATACCGAAAAAAGCGATTATACGCATATTATCTCAAAAGCCGTAGAAGTTAGAGGTAAGGTGCTAGCGAAAGATCTTCGTGTTGTAGCGGGAGAAAATGAAGTTGATCCATCAGGACAAGTTGTAAAACGCTCGAATGCGGAAAGTGCCACAGTAGGTATCGATACTAAGGCATTAGGTGGCATGTATGCGAACAAAATCACATTAGTGACCACTGATCGTGGGGCTGGGGTGAACAACGCTGGCGACATCAGAGGTAATGAGATAACGATTGATGCAAACGGTAATTTGATCAATACAGGCACACTGATTGCCCAAGATCATTTGGATATTAAAGTCTCTGGAGACGTGACAAACAGTGCATCACAAAGCGAAGAGAATATTCGTTCTGGTGGTACGCTTCGCGTGACAGCAGGTGGCAAAATTCATAACAAAGGTAAGATTGAGTCTGTTGGTCATATGCAGATGACGGCGGGTGGTGATCTGGTGAATGAACAAACTATCCAGACTTCAGGCAAGTTGGTTGCTAAAGCTGGTGGTAAGGTGGTAAACAAAGGCACCATTCAATCTAATGCAGATATGGATATAACGGCAAAAGATTCGGTTGAAAATGAGAAATTGATCCGTTCATCTGCTCGTTTATCTATCAATAGTCAGTCTGGTAAAATCGTGAATGCGGGTACCATCCAAGCGGGTCAATCTTTGAATTTAACTTCTCATGATGGTATTGATAACGAACAAGGCGTTATCCAAGCATTGCATGTTTCTACTCGTAATCATGATGAGAATAACGTTGCCGTAACATTTAATGGTTCTGAACGTTTTGTCGCCCAAGACGCAGTAAGAGTAGATGCACAGCAAGAAAACGAGGCATTAAAATTATTGGTCTCTAGACAAGTGAATCTTTCGAATGTTCCGAATGAAGAAACGTCAGAAGAGGAACAAAATAACATTGGTGGCTTAACTGGCATTAAGGAATTGTCAGTTAGTTATGCAGAAGAAAATGCTCAAATCGAGCTAACTGCCCAAAACCTTATCGGTAATATGAGTGCTAGACCTTTTGAAATTTCTTCTTCAGATGGAAGATATGAAATTCAAACTGATCCAAAATACACACAATACCGTCAATGGTTAGGTAGCGATTATATGCTTGAGTTGTTATCTATCGACCCGCAACAAGTACTTGCTCGTTTAGGTGATGCTTATTTTGAACAAGTTATTATTGCAGAACAGCTAAAACAGTTGCGCAAAAACGCATCAGCGAATATGTCTCCTAATGTGTTAGAGACCGAAATCAAGTCGATGATGGAACAAGGTGTTAAATTTGCCTTACAAGAGAATGGTAAGGTTAAGGTTGGCATGCCATTGACAACGAGCCAAGAATCTAGCTTAAAACATGATATTGTTTGGTTGGTCAAAGATGAGGTGTTGTTACCGGGTGCAAATAGTCCTGTGGCTGTATTGTATCCAAAAGTATATTTAGCCCCTAAATCGGTTAAATTGACACGTAATTAATTTTTTACCAGTTTATTTATACTGCTGCTTTTCTAATTGCCTTACTAGTCTTTCGATTAGTAAGGTTTTTTTTATCTGAAAAGGTGGTGGAGTCTCAGTATTTAGTAATGGGACATGTGTGTGTAGAATGGGATGTTTTGGATATGAGGGTGCTGAGTTAGTGAGGTTTCTATGAGTATCTTAATGCTTTGAGTAAAAAGGGGTGAGTAGGGGTTCAGAAGATGCTCAGCATTTAGTAATGGGATATGTGTGTGGAATGGGATGTTTTGGATATGAGGGTGCTGAGTTAGTGAGATTTCTATGAGTATCTTAATGCTTTGAGCAAAAGGAAGTGTAGAGGTTCAGAAGATGTATGAGTGCCTCAGCATTTAGTAATGGGACATGTGTGTGTAGAATGGGATGTTTTGGATATGTTGGTGCTGGGTTAGTGAGGTTTCTATGAGTATCTTAATGCTTTGGGCAAAAGGAAGTGCGGAGGTTCAGAAAGGTTATGAGGGCTTCAATAGTAGAGTTATCGATGTTTTAGGAAGTGCTGTTTAGATGGAGGTAGATGAGTTCGCACCTGCCTTATAAAAAGGGGTGAGAGAAACTCCCACGCTTAGGTGGGAGTGTGCAAAATTAGGCAGCCGCTTTAATCGCCGCAGCAATACGGCTTTTTAGACGAGCCGCTTTATTTTTGTGAATGACATTCTTGTCAGCAACGCGGTCGATGATGCTTGCTGTTTTTGGAAAAATTTCATTCGCTTTCGTTTTATCGCCAGCTTCTAATGCTTGGTAAACACGTTTAATAGCAGTGCGCATCATAGAACGCAAGCTAGAGTTATGCTTATTACGAACAACGTTCTGGCGTGCACGTTTGCGAGCTTGAGCAGTATTAGCCATGTTAGTAAAATATCCTTTTTCTATCTAATATGAGTTAATCCTTAATTATAAAACGATATACCATAAAAAACAAGTGATTAAGATGGGGAATAACGTTTAAAATCTCTTATACGAAAACCGCAGATGAATAATGTCGCAAAATAGCACAGAATACTGGCGAATATTAGTCCAAACAGGCAAATAATACGGCTGATTTGGAAAGATTTTAATGGATCCGTGACAACGTTCATTAAAAGCTGCTGGGTCCAGTAAGTAATGCCATGGTTGTTTAAGCTATTGAGCCAGTCTGAAGGGGATTGGACAAGGTACAAAAACAATGTTAATACGATTAGGGCGGGCAGTAGTTTGACTAAAAATTTAATGATCGATTCGCTAGGCTGATAGAAGCGATGTTTTCTTAAATAAACATAAAGCAAAGAGGCGTTAAATAAAGATCCTAATGCGATCGATAAGGTCAGTCCTGTGTGCTGTAATAGTGGCACAAAAATTAGATTTAATGCCTGAGTCAAACAAAGTATGATGACGCCAATCTTAATGGGGGTTTTGATGTCTTGCCTAGCGTAAAAGGCGGGTGCTAAGATTTTAATGCTTAAAATACCAATCAATCCAATACTATAAGCAAGTACAGCAGATGAGGTTTTTTCTACGTCTAACTCGTTAAAAGCACCGTAGTTAAATAATACACTGACTAAGCCTGTTCTCAATAGTGCCATTCCAATGCAAGCAGGTAGTCCAAATAATAAGATGAGTTTGATGCCCCAATCCATTAAGGCGTTATACGTTTTTGAGTCTTTTTGGCTATATGCTTCTGATAGGCTGGGTAGTAGTACTGTGCCAAGTGCCATGCCTAATAAAGCGGATGGAAATTCCATTAAACGGTCTGAAAAGGATAGCCAAGTCACACTGCCGTGTTCAAGGTAAGTGGCAATATTGGTGTTAATTAAAATAGAGATTTGTGTAACAGATAGCCCCAAAATAGCTGGCAACATGTTTTTGAGCAATCTTCTTACATCATGATCGTTAAATGCTGCCGAAAAACGCAAAGAAAAACGAGGCAAAAGCCCTAACTTTGCTAAAGCCATCCACTGCACCCCTAATTGAAGTACGCCACCGACCATCACACCGATAGATAAGGCATAAATGGGGACGTTTACGACATGAACGAGCAATAAACTACACGCAATCATGGAAAGATTAAGCAAAATCGGGGTGAAAGCAGGGATGGCAAAGCGAGACCACGTATTTAAAATACCTGATGCAAAGGACACTAATGACATACAAAGTATGTATGGAAACATGATGCGTGTCATGGTGGTGGCGATCTCGAAATTATCGTTTTCAGTTAGGCCACTTGCGACGGCAAGGGTAAACCAAGGTGCCCCAATGATGCCGATAGCAGTTAGGATTAACAGACTAATGGATAGTACCAAAGCCGTGTGATCAATGAGTTGCTGCGTGCGATCGGCTGATTCTGTTTTTTGTATTTCTTTTAAAATGGGGATAAAAGCTTGTGAAAAAGCACCCTCTGCAAATAATCTGCGTAATAGATTGGGAATTCTAAATGCTACCCAAAACGCATCGGTCATCGGGCCAGCCCCAAATGAACGAGCGATAATCACGTCTCTGGCTAGTCCACTAATGCGAGACAGCAAGGTGAGCCCACTAATTTTAGCAAGGGATTTGAATAAGTTTTTCATAAAAATGATGTTATCGGTCTATCCACTTGGATAGACCTAGATATTATGCTTTGAGTGCGGCAAAGATATTTTTTGTGATCGTTTCTACATCACCCACACCAGAGACTTTGATATAAGTAGGTGCGTGTTGAGGATCTTCTTTTGCCCAATTTTGATAAAAATCGACTAAGGGACGAGTTTGTGATTCGTACACTTCTAGACGCTTGCGAACGGTTTCTTCTTTGTCATCTTCACGCTGGATAAGTGGCTCACCAGTGACATCGTCTTTATCAGCTACTTTTGGTGGGTTAAATTTGACGTGATAAGTACGACCGCTAGGCTGATGGATGCGACGACCGCTCATGCGTTCGATAATCATATCTGCGGGTACTTGAATTTCGATGACGTAGTCAATTTTTATATCATTGTCTTTAAATGCCTGAGCTTGAGGGATTGTTCTGGGTACGCCATCAAAAAGATAACCATCTTTACAGTCTGCAGCTTGGATGCGGTCTTTGATAAGACCAATGATAATATCATCGGATACTAATTGTCCTGCTGCGATAATGGCTTGAGCTTTTTGGCCAAGTTCGTTTCCCTCTTTAATCGCTGCTCGAAGCATATCGCCTGTAGAGATTTGAGGAATGTGACATTCTTTTGTGATAAAGCCCGCTTGAGTGCCTTTTCCTGCACCAGGAGGGCCAAGTAAAATAATACGCATAACGAATCCCTTTGTGATAAAGATTAAACCTCACTATTTTAAATGATAATGCGAGGACATAAAAAGATTTTTTGCTGATTTTCAAAATACCACCAGCTGGAAGCGATGCGATATTTGTCTAGACGATGTCAGGTATCTTTTTAGACGGGCGTTTTATGTAGGAACGCGGTTGTTTCGTGACCAGCTGGAGGTGAACGTTTTATTACATTCAAAGCGTAGGGTGTTGGCTAAGATAATGTCGCAAATTATCTAAGTCTTCCTGCGTATCGACTCCCGAAAGAGGGGCTTGTTTGGTTAGGGCCACAAAAATCGAGTACCCATGTTCCAATGCTCGCAGTTGTTCTAACTGTTCAAATTTTTCAAGCGGTGTTTGGTTTAATAAAGGATATTGTTTTAAAAATTGGCAACGATAAGCATATAACCCAATGTGATGTAAAGCAGGAAAATCAGGTTTTAACTGATCGATTTGGGTGATCTGTTTAAATCCCGCTCTATCCCAAGGAATAGGTGCACGAGAAAAAGTCAAAGCAAAACCTTGTGTATCGCGAATCACTTTGACTACATTAGGATTCAGAAAACGATGTACATCGGTAATAGGGTAGGCACAAGTGGCAATACTTGCTTTAGCTTGCAGCGATAATTGATGTGCAACCGTGTGAATTAAGTCGGGATCGATTAAAGGTTCGTCACCTTGTACATTGACGATAATCTCATCATCAGGTAGATCTAACTGTGTCACAACTTGAGCTAAGCGGTCTGTTCCAGAGGGGTGATCGTGATCAGTCATGATGGTTTCAAAACCGTGAGCCGTTGTGACATCCGCAATAGCTTGGCTGTCTGTCGCAATGATGATTCGTTGTGCAGATGATTTTTGAGCTTGCAAAGCGGTGCGTAAAATCAATGGTAAACCGTGTACATCGGCTAGCATTTTGCCAGGAAGTCTGGTGGATGCTTCGCGAGCAGGAATAATAATGGTGTATTTCATGGGTGATATGTGTTAGGTTTAATCAAGTTTTCTGGCTTTTTCGGGAATTAAAATAGGAATGCCGTCTTTGATCGGATACGCTAATTTAGCACCCAGACTGATGAGTTCTTTGTTTTGTTCGTCGTATTGTAACGTTTCGTGCGTAACAGGGCAGATGAGTTTTTTAAATATTTGATTCATGGTTCGACCGTTTATGGTTTAATTGGCGAAGAAGTGCCTCAATAAAATCTCCTGGAATCCACTGTGCTTGGACTTCTAGCACCCATATGCGAGGATCAGCTGGACATTTAATCGCATCTTTTGCCGTTAATAAAATAATGTCTTGCGTAATTTTATCAAAATCTGTTGTCGAAAAAGCATAATGGTCAGGAAAGCGAAGATAGGTCTGAGCGGTGATACCATGTTGTGTCAAAGTGTTAAAAAAGCGTTGAGGATTGCCAATGCCTGCCAAAACACAAAGCCCCGTTTTTCCTTGAAATGCCTCTAAGGGTTGTGTGGTTTGTGTGACCAGATGTCTGAAATGAACAGGTTTTAAGTTGAATCCATATGGAACATTGGGGTATTGTTTTTTGATGGTATCTGGATCTTCAAGCGGTGAAAAATTTTGTAAAACAAAATCAACGGTATTTAGTCGATCAGCAGACTCTCTTAAAGGGCCTGCAGGTAATACGCGTCCATTACCGATGCCTCGAGAATCTTGAACAATTATTTCGATGTCTCTGGCGAGTCGGCGATGTTGCAACCCATCATCAGAAATAATTACATCAATTTCTGGATAAACTGCTAATAGCTTTTGGGCGGCTAATACGCGATTAGGATGCACGGCAATGGGGGCATATTGGGCTAATAAACAAGGTTCATCACCAAAGTTTTCAGGCGATAAGGGAGTATGTCCTGATAAATGAGGTTCATTTTTTATCTCAGTGGCTCCGTATCCTCTACTGACGACACCTGGATGAAAACCCAAGGCTTTGAGATCATTAATGAGTTGGATGGTAACCGGCGTTTTTCCAGTGCCTCCCACATAGATATTACCGACAACGATAACAGGACATTTCAGCGGGACGCAGGGTTGTTTGGCCCGTTGTTTTCCTGCCCATTCATAAAGATAGGCGAAGGGAAGCAAAAGCGTACTAATCAGCCCTTTTTTTTGCCATACGCTTTGGAAGAATGGGGTTAGAATGTTGTTTATTTTTGACATTTTTTTATTGTACAAGAATTTAATTTTTTAGGTAAGTGAATAACTCACAAAAAATGTGGAAAACTTTGTGGACAATTCAAAAAAGTTTAGTAATACTACAGTGAGCAAGTTAAACTGCTCAAAAAGTAAGCATTTTTACGGATAAATATAAAATCCTTTTATATCAATAAGTTGTAATCCATTTTAAAAGGATAAGATGAATAATAACCCCTACTTTCTAGATTTTTAGTTTCTAAATCTTACGATTTTTTACATTGTGGATATTGATGATTCCCAAACGACTTTTGCACCGTATAAATACCTAAAAATTTAGGATATTTTTGATCGTATGTTGCGGTGTTTTGGGTCAGTGATCTGTGATAAAACTGAGTGAAATTTTGGGGAAGATGCGATAAGTTAATAGAATGACTGTCTTTTTGTTAAAGTAGTATGAAATGTAATAGGTGAATGAGCAAATGCTTTTCATTTTAGGCTTTAAATAAATTGCATCTTGAAAAAAATGAGGGTTATTGTCTACAATCTTTGTTATTCGATCCCAATCATCGTTATCACCAATGTCGTAAGCTAGGATAAGTAGAATGACAGATTTTATGCAAGTCGATCAAGCCGTTGAACATATTAGAACGCCATCCTATTCATTAGAAGCAGAACAGTCTGTGCTAGGGGGCTTATTGCTTGATAATTATGCTTATGACAAGATTGCTGGCACTTTGCAGGCAGAGTACTTTTTTAAACGTGAGCATCAACTTATTTGGCTTGAGATGGTTAAGCTGTTTGAGCTAAAAAAAGAAGTTGATGTGATCACGCTAGCCAATGCCTTGGATTTAAACCAACAACTGCAAGATTGTGGTGGACGTGAATATTTGGTGAATCTAGCGGCCAGCACGATGTCGGCTGCCAATATTCATCGTTATGCCAGCATTATTTATGATCGTTATTTGCTTAGACGGTTGGTGCTGACCTGTGACAATATTACCGAACTGGCTTTTGCTCCTGGTGGCCGTGAAGCTTCAGAGATTTTAGATGATGCGGAATCTAGAATTATGGCCATTGCCCAACGTGGTACGGATAAAGACTTTCGCTCGATTAAGGAAGTGGTCAAAAGCATTACTGATGAGCAAATGCGATTGGATCAAATGGATCCTAAGTTAAAAAGTGATGTGACGGGCGTATCTACAGGCTTTGTGGATTTGGACCGTATGACGGCAGGATTTCACGATGGACAATTAATTATTGTGGCAGGTCGTCCAGGTTCAGGTAAAACATCGTTTGCGATGAATATTGCCGAGCATGTGGCGGTAAAAGAGGGCTTGCCAGTCGCTGTCTTTTCTATGGAGATGGGGGCTGAACAATTAGCAACTCGTATCATTTCCTCTATGGGCGGTATTCACCAAAGTGCTTTAAGAAAGGGGACGATGAATCAAAGAGAGATGACAAGCTTTATTGAAGCGAGTCAAATCTTGGCCCAGTCGCCTTTGTATATTGATGAAACAGCTGCTTTGAATCCTATTGAATTAAGGGCAAAAGTCAGGCGATTGCACCGTGAATGCGGTGGACAGTTAGGCTTAATCGTTGTGGACTATTTGCAGTTGATGTCCTCGGCTTCGATTCGTAAAAGCGATACGCGAGCTAATGAAGTCTCGGAAATCAGCCGTTCTTTGAAAAATCTAGCACGTGAAGTGGCTTGTCCTATTGTAGCCTTATCACAGTTAAACCGTAGTGTGGAACAACGACAAGACAAGCGTCCGATGATGAGTGATTTGCGTGAATCTGGTGCGATTGAACAGGATGCCGACTTGATTTTGTTTATTTATCGTGATGAATATCACAAAGGCGAAGAAAGTAAAGAAAAAGGGGTAGCTGAAATCATCATTGGTAAACAACGTAGCGGCCCAGTCGGCACGGTTAGAGTGGCATTTGATGGCGAATTTACGCGTTTCTCGAATTTGGCTTACGACCACCATTACCAGTCTTAATAGGTTTTTAATTAGCGATCGTCACGCCTCGTTAAACTAGTATAAATTAGGATAATCGTTTCGAACTAACTGTCTGAGGCGAATCGCATCCGTAAAACGACTAGATGTATTTTGTGAGTTCAAAATAATCACGGCCATTGGCTTGCCATCAAAGTTTGTTTTCATCACTAAGCAATCGCCTGCTTCACGAATATAGCCTGTTTTAGACACTTGTATATCCCAGTTATTGTTGCGAATAAGGCGGTTTGTGTTGTGAAAGGTCTGTACTCTACCATTTGACATCATGATGTTGTAACCGTCATGGGTTGAAAGATCTCTAATGATAGGGTTTTTGTCGGTAGCCACTAGAAGTTTGACTAAATCTTTTGGAGTAGAGACGTTCTTGGGCGACAGTCCTGTAGGCTCAACAAAACGAGTACGACTCATACCCAGTGTTTTTGCTTTTTGGTTCATGGCTTTGACAAACGCTTTCTTTCCACCAGGGTAAGTGCGTGCTAAAGCATGAGCGGCTCGATTATCTGAGGACATGAGTGAAAGCAATAACGCTTCACGACGAGTGATCTTGGTGCCTACTCTGAGTCGGCTGCTCGATTTTTTTAGACGATCAACATCTGCCTTGGTAATGGTGATTTTTTCGTTAAGATTAAGATCCTTATCTAGTACGACCAAAGCCGTCATTAACTTTGTGATGGATGCGATGGGTTGAACCTTATCACTATTTTTCTCAATAAGTGGTTTGCCTGTTTCAAGATCGACGACATACGCGATTTTGGCTTTCAGATTCGCTTCATTCGCCACTAATTGCAAAGAAGCAGGCATGTTTTCATACAGATAATGCTGGTTAGTGGTATAGGTTAAAATCGGATCTTCTTCTGGACGATTAACCTGTGCCACTTTTTTTGTCGGCGTAGAACGTGATTTCTTGACGACTTTTCTTAAACTTGCTTTAGAAGATTTTTTCTTAGCTAGGGCTTGAGCGGTTGTTTTCGGCTTCTTTCTCGTAATGATGATCGCGTTAGTTTTGCTGTTGGCGACTTTTTGGACGACCATTTCAGGACGTTTTGTAGTAGTGGTTTTCTTGGATGTAGTTGCTGAGTGAGCAATATTTGTCAATGAAAACAATAAACAAAAAGACAAAGGCAAAAGGCGTTTCATCGGGTAAACTGGCACAAAAAAGAAGTCAAACACTCAAATTATAACGGTTATGATTAATAAAATCAATAATTGCAATAACTTGTAACAAAAAATTAAATCACTTTCTAAGTTTTTTGAAACAATTTATAAGTTTCATCATATATTCAGTTTCTTAGCAATAAAAATGAGGCGGTTAAAGCACTTATTTTATCTTGATTTTTCTTTAAGTAAAGCGTGTGTGACATGCGTTTTTTCGCCTTGATTGGGTTAAAATATTCAACTATTTTGTCAACCCATTTATTCTAAAGGTTTACCCGTGTCTATCACATTCGTCCCATTCTACGGAAAATCGGCACTTAGCCAGTTCCAAATCGAAAGATTAAAAGACAAACTTAGCCAGTATGCGATTACGCAGATTCGAGCACAATACGAATATTATGTATTTGCACATGAAGCATTGAGTGAATCAGAACATATCAGATTAAAACAGATATTAGATATAGACGACGATTGGAAGAAAAACGAGACGCTTGTTTTGAGAGTTTTGCCTAGAATGGGGACGATTTCGCCTTGGGCATCTAAAGCAACCGATATTGTTCATAATTGTGGTTTGTCTAATATTGCTCGAGTTGAAAGAGGTGTTCGTTTTTTATTTGAAACGAAAAAAGGTTTGTTAGGCGGGTTTGCCTCTTTAAATCAAGAAGCCCAAGAATTTATTTCATCACTGATTCACGATCGTATGACAGAGATGGTGGTCGGTGAAGAGTATCATGCAGGACAGTTGTTCCAAACCTTAAATCCCAAGCCATTACAACAGGTTGATGTGTTAAATCGTGGGGTGTCCGCACTTCAAGAGGCGAATGTTCAGTTAGGATTGGCTTTGTCTGAAGATGAAATTGAGTATTTAGAAAGCTCGTTTAAACGTTTGGGACGTAACCCAACGGATGTGGAATTGATGATGTTTGCTCAGGCTAATAGTGAACATTGTCGTCATAAGATTTTTAATGCAACATGGACGATTGATGGCGTTCAAAAAGATAAAACGCTCTTTGGCATGATTAAGGATACGCATATTAAACATCCGCAAGGAACGGTAGTTGCGTATTCTGATAATGCAGCGATTATGGAAGGTACTTCTGTTAAACGTTTTTATCCCGATACAAATTTAAAATATGCGAATCACGAACGTTTGACACATACTTTGATGAAAGTTGAAACGCATAATCACCCCACAGCGATTGCTCCTTTCCCAGGTGCGGCAACGGGATCAGGTGGTGAAATTCGTGATGAGGGGGCTACAGGTCGTGGTGCTAAACCGAAAGCAGGTTTATGTGGATTTACTGTTTCGCATTTAAATATTCCCACTTTGCCCGAATCGTGGGAAAAGAATGCACTTGTGCCACCTGAACGTATGGCAAGTGCTTTGGATATTATGATTGATGGTCCGATCGGTGCGGCTGCTTTTAATAATGAGTTTGGTCGTCCGAATTTATTAGGCTACTTCCGTAGTTATGAACAGCAAGAACAACAGCATTGGGGCTATCATAAACCCATTATGCTAGCGGGCGGTATGGGGGCGATTGATGATGCGTTGACTCACAAAAATGAGATTCCTGACGGTGCGTTGCTTATCCAATTAGGTGGTGCTGGCATGCGTATCGGCATGGGTGGCGGTGCAGCATCAAGTATGGCTTCAGGCTCCAATACCGCGGCCTTAGATTTTGATTCAGTTCAACGTGGCAACCCTGAATTACAACGTCGTGCCCAAGAAGTGATTGATGCATGTTGGCGTTTGTTAGAAGATAACCCTATTATTGCGATTCACGATGTCGGGGCAGGTGGCTTATCTAATGCTTTCCCTGAGCTGGTAAATGATGCAGACAAAGGTGCTGTTTTTGATCTCAGTCGTGTGAATCTGGAA
It contains:
- the rpsT gene encoding 30S ribosomal protein S20, yielding MANTAQARKRARQNVVRNKHNSSLRSMMRTAIKRVYQALEAGDKTKANEIFPKTASIIDRVADKNVIHKNKAARLKSRIAAAIKAAA
- the murJ gene encoding murein biosynthesis integral membrane protein MurJ, which codes for MKNLFKSLAKISGLTLLSRISGLARDVIIARSFGAGPMTDAFWVAFRIPNLLRRLFAEGAFSQAFIPILKEIQKTESADRTQQLIDHTALVLSISLLILTAIGIIGAPWFTLAVASGLTENDNFEIATTMTRIMFPYILCMSLVSFASGILNTWSRFAIPAFTPILLNLSMIACSLLLVHVVNVPIYALSIGVMVGGVLQLGVQWMALAKLGLLPRFSLRFSAAFNDHDVRRLLKNMLPAILGLSVTQISILINTNIATYLEHGSVTWLSFSDRLMEFPSALLGMALGTVLLPSLSEAYSQKDSKTYNALMDWGIKLILLFGLPACIGMALLRTGLVSVLFNYGAFNELDVEKTSSAVLAYSIGLIGILSIKILAPAFYARQDIKTPIKIGVIILCLTQALNLIFVPLLQHTGLTLSIALGSLFNASLLYVYLRKHRFYQPSESIIKFLVKLLPALIVLTLFLYLVQSPSDWLNSLNNHGITYWTQQLLMNVVTDPLKSFQISRIICLFGLIFASILCYFATLFICGFRIRDFKRYSPS
- a CDS encoding filamentous hemagglutinin N-terminal domain-containing protein; amino-acid sequence: MKRTLKLSLLVSVLSVAYQVYAADLTAVEVDKSASVNQQPVLLKTDSGVVQVNIAQTTASGVSVNQFKTFNVGKDNLILNNSAVASQTELAGWVAGNEALAKGAEAKIIINQVNSDRPSELNGYIEVAGKRADVVIANESGIQVNHAGFINASKVTLTTGAPKLNAQGNIEGYDVAKGTIQIEEGGTLDTEKSDYTHIISKAVEVRGKVLAKDLRVVAGENEVDPSGQVVKRSNAESATVGIDTKALGGMYANKITLVTTDRGAGVNNAGDIRGNEITIDANGNLINTGTLIAQDHLDIKVSGDVTNSASQSEENIRSGGTLRVTAGGKIHNKGKIESVGHMQMTAGGDLVNEQTIQTSGKLVAKAGGKVVNKGTIQSNADMDITAKDSVENEKLIRSSARLSINSQSGKIVNAGTIQAGQSLNLTSHDGIDNEQGVIQALHVSTRNHDENNVAVTFNGSERFVAQDAVRVDAQQENEALKLLVSRQVNLSNVPNEETSEEEQNNIGGLTGIKELSVSYAEENAQIELTAQNLIGNMSARPFEISSSDGRYEIQTDPKYTQYRQWLGSDYMLELLSIDPQQVLARLGDAYFEQVIIAEQLKQLRKNASANMSPNVLETEIKSMMEQGVKFALQENGKVKVGMPLTTSQESSLKHDIVWLVKDEVLLPGANSPVAVLYPKVYLAPKSVKLTRN
- a CDS encoding ShlB/FhaC/HecB family hemolysin secretion/activation protein gives rise to the protein MATSSQHMILGAILAIYSGYAVAANPPEPPPIPAAADLDRQAAEHEKQAMQTQEAIRQQLIKDPKVTVEVEQPKSSPLVLNESPCFPIDEVLLVGQDSAHFQFALKKALKELNFQPGVCLGIKGLTILGAAIQNQAIAKGFLVARVNLIPQNLKSRRVSYEIVPGKIHEIIYRTTNWNGRQSEKRLDSLSALPSQSGDFLNIRDIEQSLENIKRLSNQDVDIQILPSVLPGMSDILYERKTKFPVMGVLTASNAGSKGTGLYQGSASLLFQNTLGLNDLLYLSYVSDLGGKELDIPPTGTKSYAFSFSMPYRNWLFSLNAYRSEFHQVFKGLNDYYDYHGWSNVKDLSASYMIYRDAVRKLNVSGKIWQRSSSSYINDAELTVQRRRTSGFTLSLEDREYWGESIFSGKVSYKQGMRWFGAEPVSDEISNSGTGRMRQILLTLNWLQPFVVAKQRFYFDTHLEGQYSFTRVFAQDKFSMGDRLTVRGFSNEMTLSAEHALLSKNTIYYQYYGNHQLYLGLDYGKLWGPSTKEILGDELMGAAVGLKGAVNIWHTQWQYDAFVGKSLKQPQYYPRNNYVIFFSTSLIF
- the adk gene encoding adenylate kinase, coding for MRIILLGPPGAGKGTQAGFITKECHIPQISTGDMLRAAIKEGNELGQKAQAIIAAGQLVSDDIIIGLIKDRIQAADCKDGYLFDGVPRTIPQAQAFKDNDIKIDYVIEIQVPADMIIERMSGRRIHQPSGRTYHVKFNPPKVADKDDVTGEPLIQREDDKEETVRKRLEVYESQTRPLVDFYQNWAKEDPQHAPTYIKVSGVGDVETITKNIFAALKA